TAGTTTCATAATCTCCATCCATTTTTACGCTTTCCTCTGGTTCTAAAGCCATGCTATAACTTCCTTTCCATACCTTTTTGGTATATTGCCTATACACGATAAAGCACCTTCATACTTACTGATATGAAAGTGCTAATGAATTCGTTATCCTTTTACGACAATATTACGAAGCAGACTCATCCTTTTTCTCATCATCACCAACAATTTTTACTTTTGATTGGTATAATTCTTCCACTGCAATTGACAAAGGCTTCGGATATACAACATCAACCATTGGTTGTGCACCGTCAATAATCTGTCTTGCTCTTCTCGCAGTTGCAATAACGATGGAGTATCGACTGTTAACTACAGGCTGTTCTCCTGGCTCCACCTCGCTGTTTACTATTTTCATTAAATCGTTATATGATGGATGTAACATATTCATATCTCCTTCCAGTTGTATACATTTTATTATGAATCATATTATCACTAATCAAATAAGTTAAAACTATATTTGAAGAATTATCATTTTGCTCTATTGTAAATAAAATTAATCTGTTAATCCATTCTCTGAAAAATCCGAATTATCCTTTTGATTAACCCGCCCGGCTATGGTTTCGGGAAGTAATGAAGATAATATCAGATGACCACTTTCCGTGACAATCACTGCTTTCGTTCTTCTACCACAGGTGGCATCAATTGCCATCCCACTGTCCTTAGCTGACTGTACCATCCGCTTAATAGGAGCGGCTTCCGGGCTGATAATACTAATAATTTTACTACTATTTACAACATTTCCAAATCCCACATTCACTAGCTTACTCAAAGTTATTCCTCATTTCAAACTTATCTATTCGATATTCTGGATTTGTTCACGAACCTTTTCGATTTCTGTTTTTAAATCAATAGCCCAATTAGTAACTTCAAGATCATTTGCCTTTGATAGAATAGTATTGGCTTCTCGGTTCATTTCCTGAGCGATAAAAT
The nucleotide sequence above comes from Variimorphobacter saccharofermentans. Encoded proteins:
- the rpoZ gene encoding DNA-directed RNA polymerase subunit omega, which gives rise to MLHPSYNDLMKIVNSEVEPGEQPVVNSRYSIVIATARRARQIIDGAQPMVDVVYPKPLSIAVEELYQSKVKIVGDDEKKDESAS
- a CDS encoding DUF370 domain-containing protein: MSKLVNVGFGNVVNSSKIISIISPEAAPIKRMVQSAKDSGMAIDATCGRRTKAVIVTESGHLILSSLLPETIAGRVNQKDNSDFSENGLTD